The following coding sequences lie in one Daphnia pulex isolate KAP4 chromosome 1, ASM2113471v1 genomic window:
- the LOC124192717 gene encoding importin subunit alpha-8-like, with the protein MLDHNEDAVIKGALFAITTIYSVENPDWITAVINAGAIPRLMLLLDSPHAVVTVKASYTVVNIGTEEPEIRDKLIEQGLIKKLLNLIKANISSTYCVCSHGFFPDLAHLINNNDEKILSGACWALFWLTDDPNKRMQEVVNAGVIPRLASLLNHNEKDVIDPTLKIIGKIVKGSDTPSWLLVPGRCCPNGNADEIDLKFSAIASLCTLLKDKEPETIEVVLDGLALILEAAVKMEELESFASREKVWWL; encoded by the exons ATGCTTGACCACAATGAGGATGCAGTCATCAAAGGCGCTCTGTTTGCAATTACCACCATTTACAGTGTTGAAAATCCTGATTGGATCACAGCTGTGATCAATGCTGGGGCTATTCCCaggttgatgttgttgctggattCTCCTCATGCAGTTGTAACCGTGAAAGCTTCCTACACTGTCGTCAATATTGGAACAGAGGAACCAGAGATCAGAGATAAGCTAATCGAACAAGGCCTTATTAAGAAGTTGCTTAATTTGATCAAAGCTAACATTTCA TCCACTTACTGTGTCTGCAGTCACGGCTTCTTCCCCGACCTAGCCCACCTtatcaacaacaacgacgagaAGATCCTATCCGGCGCTTGCTGGGCTCTGTTTTGGCTTACTGATGACCCCAACAAGCGAATGCAAGAAGTTGTCAACGCCGGAGTCATCCCCAGGCTCGCCTCTTTGCTTAACCACAATGAAAAGGACGTCATTGACCCCACTCTGAAGATAATCGGCAAAATCGTCAAAGGCAGTGATACTCCGTCCTGGCTGCTGGTGCCTGGCCGTTGCTGTCCAA ATGGCAATGCCGATGAGATCGATTTGAAGTTCAGTGCCATCGCTTCTCTCTGCACTTTGTTGAAGGACAAGGAACCCGAGACTATCGAGGTCGTGTTGGATGGCTTGGCTCTGATTTTGGAGGCAGCCGTGAAAATGGAGGAACTGGAAAGTTTCGCTTCACGCGAAAAAGTTTGGTGGCTTTGA